Genomic segment of Arachis hypogaea cultivar Tifrunner chromosome 11, arahy.Tifrunner.gnm2.J5K5, whole genome shotgun sequence:
aattgacagtCAGAAAATTTGTTAAGGTTAGGTAGTAAAAAtgtaaaatattattagaaaaCTTCCAATTTTTGAAGAGAGATTTGAGGAGAATCAAAATGATGTAACTTATAAAGATAGACacgaaattgaaaaattaattagACATGATTTTGTTTAAACTACTAAAGATCCGTACGAGTTATTACTAagagaaatattaaaaaattagccAAATTTATTGTTTATTGTCGATAGTTagttatcaatatttaaaaatgagaataaaatatattattaaattattaaattaaaaaaattgagttaataattaaaaataatgacaaaaaataataaattatgctgAAGCTCTAATATTTCTCTATTACTAATTGTTTCTAGCAAATTTTTTGTGAAAATAAAATGTAACTCGGTGTGTAAAATAAAAAGGTATACAATTAACATCTAACAAACGAACAAATAAATGTTATAACGTACGCATTTTAAAAAGacgttaaaaatatcttttcatgaATATATTTGTTTGGTTATATTTTATAAGTgtgatttataaaaaatataataatttaaagagaataataatatttttaaataaagataatatttttatatcaaaataattataaaatttttattagagtATTAACTACATTATAAAATACAAAGATGTTAACACTTaatatagagaaaaaaatttttattaaaattaattataaaaattaaccatcatatatttatacacataaataattaccttaattttaatgtatatatattttaatatatacttaacatcgttagaagaaaatgaaataataCAAGTAATATTCTTAGAatgaaatattaaaaagaaaaaagtgaaattttaagagaaatgttaaaatattattagaatttatttttttgttattatttaattattaatatttaaaaatatgagataaaatatattattaaattactaaactaaaaatattaaactaaAGAAATTAAGTTAGATAGCTAATAACTAACCTTAAAACTAGACTCTAGCGCCTAATCAGTCATCACTAACTAACCCACGCTTTTTAAGTGTCCCAAACACTTGAAACTCTCAAACTAAACTTAGAACAGAACACAAACACACaaactactttcctctctctatCATCCTCCGATCCCATGTCGGCAGCGGCGGCGTGTGCAACTGCTGCAGATGCGGCTCGAGCCGCTACGTGTCGTGACAGCACAGCCGCAGCACACCTAAAATTCATTTCCATATTCACCATCTTCGTCACCAGCATGGTAGGGATGTCATCCCCGGTGCTGATGACACGTTTCTTTAAAGCTAATCGATCACTCTATGACAAAGCTCTTGTTATTATCAAGTGCTTCGCGGCCGGGGTCATCCTTGCCACTTCATTAGTCCACGTTATGCCTGATGCATTCGACGCGCTAGCTGACTGCCACGTAGCATCCAAGCATCCGTGGAAGGATTTTCCTTTCGCGGGCTTTGTGACGTTAGTTGGCGCCATCCTGGCACTCTTGGTTGACGTGGCAGCCAGCTCGCACATGGAGCATCACGTGAGCTATAAGGCTTTGGAGGGAGAAGAGGGGAAGGAGTTAGTTGGAGACAGTTACGACGGTTATGATGACGTGGAGAGGGTTGGGGTGGAAGAGGAAGTGGCGAGATTGAAACAGAGGTTGGTGTCTCAAGTGTTGGAAATTGGGATAATATTTCATTCGGTGATAATTGGAGTGACAATGGGAATGTCTCAGAATGTTTGCACAATAAGGCCACTCGTTGCTGCTTTGGCTTTTCATCAGATCTTTGAAGGAATGGGTCTTGGTGGCTGTGTTGCTCAGGTTAGTGTTGTGCTCTTATTGTTAGAAGTTTTTTCACATCAATCATATTTGAATAATTTCCCTTTCCAATAcaaaaagtataggtaactaaCAACATTTTTGAATAATATGTAAACAATATGAATTAATagagttaaaagagtaaattaatcttaaatttaattaatagcattaaattaggatgttgtgtatttttatttgattggtggttgttcatgttgttcaagatgGTTATTGTTTACCTAGCACTCCCCTTTACAATAAACTACTGGTTTGGGCATCAAATGATTTTGGTGATGATAATATAGCTTTTGTAAAAAAGAAAGGCACGCAATTGTAAATTtttaaagagtttaattttaatatattcataatgtaaaatattttatataattatttaattacatctatttttttatattatcatttATATGATTAGTgtaaaagttaattatttttattaatatattgttatATAATTAGATGTACGTGTAAAACTgttttatattgataatttatgagatttatttttaaaaatcataaaaatttaagaagttttacAAAATGTGATTGATTTAGAATGTTTAATAGTTGATTTCAGATTAGAATAAGTAtagagaattaatttttaattagttaatattagttaattttttttattataaaattatttttttaaattatttaacatttagAATTGATATTTATAAttgatagtaaaaaaaataattttaaaaaattgactcTTTAGCAGGGACGGACATAAGGGGGCGAGTGGCGGCCTCGGCCCCCCaactttttttaatagtaataagttattatgtataatttaaatttaaaaaaaaatatttagcattttgtctaatataaataaaagttcagtctaatttaaatattaataatttttaatatctaaaaaataagtaacaatattcaaaaaatctgaaaaatatattattactaatattttttaattaaataaaattttttaaatctcataaagtgaattctttttcttcttgtggccttttttttattcgtttggtattaattctctctgtttcaactgctacaattaagagatatttttcaactatgaatattgtgaaaaataacttagaaacaaaataaaagatgaatttcttactaattgtcttttaattatattgaaaagaaaattgttgaaaattttgacacaaattctattatcggtgaattttatgatacgaagaatcgaccacttcgttagtaaaaagtatacacatatttttttactttaaaatatattttctattcgtatatttttataatacatcttatattatataatttttttacataatttttaatattatatgtgttattggcccccccataatatcatttctggatccgtccctgctCTTTAGTTCACTGCTCTTTATCTTGAAATTTAAACAGTTTTAATCAATATTGAAGTGGTCTAAACTTtgggaataaaattaaaacttgttACAAAAGTTggaagtatttttttataatttcaagaGTACAACAAGTATGATAACCCTGTTTAATTTATATTGCAGGCAGGGTTCAGCTTTGGAACAATGGCATACATGTGCCTCATGTTCTCAGTGACAACACCAATGGGAATAATCTTAGGGATGATTTTGTTCTCAGTGACTGGCTATGATGATAATAACCCTAATGCATTGATCATGGAAGGGTTACTTGGTTCAGTTTCTTCTGGGATTCTAATTTACATGGCTCTTGTTGATCTCATTGCAGTTGATTTCTTTCACAACAAGCTTATGAACTCAAATAGGAGGTTGAAAAAACTGTCTTTTCTTGCATTAACTCTTGGCTCTGCTTCAATGTCTCTTCTTGCTCTTTGGGCTTAAGCATTTTGCATGTGTTCAAATAATGTAATGTCTAATTGTAAATACAAGCTATGCTATAAGGTTAATATATATGTAGGCTAATTGttttcttaataattttgttCTTATTAATGTTTCTACTCTTTAGTTTAATTAATGCCGTTCTttctttgaatattttttaacatGGACAGAAACcaatatacaacaacaacaacaacaaagccttgtcctactaaatggggtcggctacatgaatcaaacgacgacattatgctctgtcatgtatcatgtctacagagagaccgtttacatgtagatctcgtttgaccacctcatggatggtcttcttaggtcttcctctgcctttcgccctttgtccatcttccatctcatccaccctcctgactggatgttctatcggtcttcttctcacatgtccaaaccacctgagacgcgattcaaccatcttttccacaatgggtgctactccaactctctcccttatatcttcattccttattttatccaatcgcgtatgaccactcatccatctcaacatcttcatctctgccacactcagcttatgttcgtgctcccctttagccgcccaacactccgtaccatacagcatagccggtcttatagcggtgcgatagaatttacctttaagttttaaaggcacttttttgtcgcatataaaaccagatgcactccgccattttgaccaacctgcttggatcctatgatttacatcatgttcaatctctccattatcctgtatgatgcacccaagatacttaaaacttttaacttttcgtaagatgttttctccaatcttcacctctatattggggttttcccttctcagactgaacttacattccatatattccgtcttgctacggcttatgcgcagaccatacacttctagagcttctctccataactccaacttcttatttaggtcttcccttgactctctcataaggacgatatcatcggcaaaaagcatgcaccatggcacaggctcttggatatgctctgtgagtactttcaAAACTAATGTGAAGAGGTATGGACTTAGgaatgatccctggtgtaatcctataccaatagggaattcctctgtcacaccaccttgagtcttcacactagttgtggccccatcatacatgtctttaattacccgaatatatgcgatccttactctcctcttttctaaaaccttccataagacctcccttgataccctatcatacgctttttccaaatcaataaacaccatatgtagatccattttattactacgatacctctccatcatccttcttaataggtatatcgcttcagtagTAGATCtgtctggcataaatccaaattggttctctgttacttgtgtctcttttctcaacctccgttctatcaccctttcccataacttcatagtatgactcataagcttaatccctctatagtttccgcaactttgtatatcccccttattcttgtagataggtaccaaggtgctctttctccactcatcaggcatcttctttgaccttaaaatctcattaaaaagcatggttaaccagttgatgcctttttctccaagactcttccaaacctcaatcggaatattatcaggtcctactgccctgccatttttcatctgctttagagcctctttgacctcgaagtctcgaatccttcgatagtagtcaaagttttgatcttcttcccttgtgcataattgACCAAGGcttggaagagtcttctgtccctcattaaataactcgtagaagtagctcttccacctttcattaatcttctcctctagAACCAATACCTCTCCAttcttatcctttatgcacttaacctgatccaaatctctcgttcttctttcccggctctttgcgattctatatatacctttttctccttctttcgtgcccaaaaactggtagagaccctcatatgctcttattcttgcttcacttacagccacttttgtctctttcttagccgccttatatttttcccaattatctgcattgcggcataaagaccactttttaaagcattctctttttatctttatcttttcttgtatactcgcattccaccaccaggactccttgtctcttggtcctattcctttagattcaccaaaactttcttttgcggtttttctaataacttctgtcatctccctccacatctcttccgcgcttccattcccatcccactttgcctcttctcctacccgtcttaggaagcttctttgttcctcacctttcatccgccaccaccttgtccttgggttcttcgtatgatgtcttttcctcaacttttgcttaacgcgaaaatccatgacgagcaccctatgttgtgttgtcaaactctctcccgggataattttacagttaatgcaaaattttcggtcgactctcctcaacaagaagaagtcgatttgagagcttgtcatgccactcttataggttataagatgttcgtctctctttttaaaacatgtatttgcgatgagaagatcaaaggttgaggaaaagtccaaaatagttttaccctcggcattgatcaccccgaaaccatggcctccatgaatactcccatatccagtcacttctctcccaacatggccatttaaatctcctcctaagaaaatcttatctcccaaaggtatgccttgaaccaaactctctagatcctcccaaaaccttatcttgtgttgttcgtctgaacccacttgcggtgcataggcgctaatcacatggaaagcacctccctccaccacaagtttgatagagatgattcgatctcccaccctcttgacatccactacgtccttcttccactgcttatccacaattattccaaccccattcctattcttcacctttcctgtataccagagtttgaaaccagaagtgtccaactccctagcctttgcaccaacccatttcgtttcttgtagacACATAAtcttaatcttcctccttgtcatggtgtccaccacctccatggactttcctgttataGTGCCTATGTtgcatgtcccaaatctcaaccttctatcgcttcgacctttaccttttaccttgtgaactagcttatttaccctcgtccgttcacgaaaacgcgagaacccttgctcatttaacactacatccgggcaccgatgcagcggctcttgctttgacaccgtactcgagccatacggcgcgttgcttccgggcaacgacctaactttagcgcaataatgtctttgattcatgtcatgggggttcggctatatttttatgttggttgccgaagacctaacacaacccttctcctttatccgggcttgggaccggctatgtaccacaagtgtaacataggcggagttggACAGAAACCaatataaatgttttttttttttttttttttgacaaaaatcGTCTTATCCTTATTTAGAATGGACGAAATTGAGTGTTCTTAAACAAATTCAGTCAAATTTTACTAACCTAAATGACA
This window contains:
- the LOC112719981 gene encoding zinc transporter 6, chloroplastic; translation: MSAAAACATAADAARAATCRDSTAAAHLKFISIFTIFVTSMVGMSSPVLMTRFFKANRSLYDKALVIIKCFAAGVILATSLVHVMPDAFDALADCHVASKHPWKDFPFAGFVTLVGAILALLVDVAASSHMEHHVSYKALEGEEGKELVGDSYDGYDDVERVGVEEEVARLKQRLVSQVLEIGIIFHSVIIGVTMGMSQNVCTIRPLVAALAFHQIFEGMGLGGCVAQAGFSFGTMAYMCLMFSVTTPMGIILGMILFSVTGYDDNNPNALIMEGLLGSVSSGILIYMALVDLIAVDFFHNKLMNSNRRLKKLSFLALTLGSASMSLLALWA